The proteins below come from a single Kryptolebias marmoratus isolate JLee-2015 linkage group LG12, ASM164957v2, whole genome shotgun sequence genomic window:
- the emp2 gene encoding epithelial membrane protein 2 produces MLIILAFIILFHLAAAILLFVATIHNAWWVVSESGTVIYTDLWYYCNGTCTPVENSHTVEEAPLQAVQATIILATILCCVSFFVFILQLFSIKQGERFIFTAVIQLLAALCVLIAASVYTARNTNFHDPKVKNGSFGSSYILAWVSFPMTLASGLMYLVLRKRK; encoded by the exons ATGTTGATCATCCTAGCCTTCATCATCCTCTTTCACCTGGCTGCTGCCATCCTGCTCTTTGTTGCCACTATTCACAAT GCATGGTGGGTGGTGTCGGAGAGTGGTACGGTCATCTACACTGATTTGTGGTACTACTGTAATGGCACCTGCACCCCCGTGGAGAACAGCCACACCGTTGAAGAAG ctcctctgcAGGCGGTCCAGGCGACTATCATCCTGGCCACCATTTTATGCTGCGTCAGCTTCTTCGTCTTCATCCTGCAGCTCTTCAGCATCAAGCAAGGAGAGAGATTCATCTTCACAGCTGTTATCCAGCTGTTGGCTG CTCTATGTGTGTTGATCGCAGCGTCCGTCTACACTGCCAGGAATACCAACTTTCATGATCCCAAAGTCAAAAACGGCTCCTTTGGCTCCTCTTATATCCTGGCATGGGTCAGCTTCCCCATGACTCTTGCTAGCGGCCTTATGTATCTGGTACTCAGAAAACGCAAATAG